A stretch of Pseudomonas sp. CCC3.1 DNA encodes these proteins:
- a CDS encoding murein hydrolase activator EnvC, with product MLRALIALALTCLLQPAFADERAQTQQQLDATRQDIGELKKLLGKLQEEKTGAQKDLRSTETEIGKLEKQVEDLQKELKKSEGELLRLDSEKKKLHSAKVEQQRLIAIQARAAYQGGRQEYLKLLLNQQNPEKFARTLTYYDYLSQARMAQLKGFNETLRQLANVEADINLQQAQLLTQKSSLDAQRAELDTVRAQRQQVLAKLNNDVKDRDQKLQSREQDQADLAKVLKTIEETLARQAREAEEARQKALIAQQEAEKKRQREAESVVTDAPRKPVKSTPGALVSSAGVSYGGPFSQARGKLPWPVDGRLLARFGESRGDDARTKWDGVMISANAGTQVHAVHGGRVVFADWLRGAGQLVILDHGNGYLSLYGHNQTLLKAAGDVVKAGDVISTVGNSGGQATPALYFAIRQQGRPSDPAQWCRTQG from the coding sequence ATGCTCCGCGCCCTTATAGCCCTAGCCCTCACGTGCCTGCTGCAACCGGCGTTTGCCGACGAGCGTGCGCAAACTCAACAACAGTTGGACGCCACGCGTCAGGACATCGGCGAGCTGAAAAAGCTCCTCGGTAAGCTCCAGGAAGAAAAAACCGGAGCACAAAAAGACCTGCGCAGCACCGAAACTGAAATCGGTAAGCTGGAAAAACAGGTGGAGGACCTGCAAAAAGAACTAAAAAAGAGTGAAGGCGAGCTGCTGCGCCTAGATAGCGAGAAGAAAAAACTCCACAGCGCAAAAGTCGAACAGCAACGCCTGATCGCCATTCAGGCCCGTGCCGCGTATCAGGGCGGCCGTCAGGAATACCTCAAGCTGTTACTCAATCAGCAAAACCCCGAGAAGTTCGCCCGAACCCTCACTTATTACGATTACCTCAGCCAAGCCCGCATGGCTCAGCTCAAAGGGTTCAACGAAACCCTGCGCCAGTTGGCCAACGTCGAAGCTGATATCAATCTGCAACAAGCGCAACTGCTGACACAAAAAAGCAGCCTGGACGCCCAGCGCGCCGAACTCGACACCGTGCGCGCCCAACGCCAGCAAGTGCTGGCCAAACTCAACAACGACGTCAAAGACCGCGATCAGAAACTCCAGTCGCGCGAGCAAGATCAGGCAGATCTGGCTAAAGTCCTCAAGACCATTGAAGAAACCCTCGCCCGTCAGGCCCGCGAAGCCGAAGAGGCGCGGCAAAAAGCGCTGATCGCTCAGCAAGAAGCCGAGAAGAAACGCCAGCGCGAGGCTGAGTCGGTTGTCACCGACGCCCCGCGCAAACCGGTCAAGTCGACCCCTGGTGCCTTGGTTTCAAGTGCAGGCGTCTCTTATGGCGGACCTTTTTCTCAGGCGCGGGGCAAACTTCCTTGGCCTGTTGATGGTCGACTGCTTGCACGCTTCGGTGAAAGCCGGGGCGACGATGCCCGTACCAAGTGGGACGGGGTGATGATCAGCGCCAATGCGGGCACCCAGGTGCACGCGGTGCACGGGGGGCGCGTGGTGTTTGCCGACTGGCTGCGCGGCGCAGGCCAACTGGTCATTCTGGACCACGGTAATGGTTACTTAAGCTTGTATGGCCACAATCAGACATTGCTTAAGGCCGCCGGAGACGTTGTTAAAGCTGGCGATGTGATTTCCACCGTGGGCAACAGCGGCGGGCAAGCCACACCAGCGCTGTATTTTGCTATTCGTCAGCAGGGCCGCCCCAGCGACCCTGCACAATGGTGTCGCACTCAAGGATGA
- a CDS encoding S41 family peptidase: MPHLSRLNSLALMIALVVGSPLALAAQPVAQPAAAASAKAPLPLEELRTFAEVMDRIKAAYVEPVDDKTLLENAIKGMLSNLDPHSAYLGPEDFAELQESTSGEFGGLGIEVGSEDGNIKIVSPIDDTPASKAGVQAGDFIVKINGQPTRGLSMTEAVDKMRGKIGQKITLTLVRDGGTPFDVTLTRANIQVKSVKAQLLEDGYGYIRITQFQVKTGEEVAAALTKLRKENGNKKLKGIILDLRNNPGGVLQSAVEVVDHFITKGLIVYTKGRIANSELRFSATGKDLSEGVPLVVLINGGSASASEIVAGALQDQKRGVVMGTTSFGKGSVQTVLPLNNDRALKITTALYFTPNGRSIQAQGIVPDIEVSRAKITREQDTEYYKEADLQGHLGNGNGGADRPTGSGPKAKPMPQDDDFQLSQALSLLKGLSITRGN, encoded by the coding sequence ATGCCGCACTTGTCCCGCCTCAACTCGCTGGCCCTGATGATCGCTCTGGTGGTTGGCTCGCCTCTGGCACTGGCTGCCCAGCCAGTCGCTCAGCCTGCGGCCGCCGCCAGCGCCAAGGCTCCGCTGCCGCTGGAAGAGCTGCGTACATTTGCCGAGGTCATGGACCGCATCAAGGCTGCGTATGTTGAACCCGTAGACGACAAGACCCTGCTGGAGAACGCCATCAAGGGCATGCTCAGCAACCTTGACCCGCACTCCGCGTATCTGGGGCCAGAAGACTTCGCAGAACTGCAAGAAAGCACCAGCGGTGAGTTCGGCGGGCTGGGCATCGAAGTCGGCTCTGAAGACGGCAATATCAAAATTGTCTCGCCCATCGACGACACTCCAGCCAGCAAGGCCGGTGTTCAGGCGGGCGACTTCATCGTCAAGATCAATGGTCAGCCCACACGTGGCCTGAGCATGACCGAAGCGGTGGACAAAATGCGCGGCAAGATCGGGCAGAAGATCACCCTGACCCTGGTGCGTGATGGCGGCACACCGTTCGACGTGACCCTGACCCGCGCCAACATTCAGGTCAAAAGCGTCAAGGCCCAGCTGCTTGAAGACGGCTACGGCTACATCCGCATTACCCAGTTCCAGGTCAAGACGGGCGAAGAAGTCGCCGCGGCACTGACCAAGCTGCGCAAGGAAAACGGCAACAAGAAGCTCAAGGGCATCATCCTTGATCTGCGTAACAACCCTGGCGGCGTGCTGCAATCGGCCGTTGAAGTGGTTGACCACTTCATCACCAAAGGCCTGATTGTCTACACCAAAGGCCGCATCGCCAACTCCGAACTGCGTTTCTCGGCCACCGGCAAAGACCTGAGCGAAGGCGTGCCTCTGGTGGTATTGATCAACGGCGGCAGCGCTTCGGCTTCGGAGATCGTCGCCGGCGCCCTGCAAGATCAAAAACGCGGCGTGGTGATGGGCACCACCAGCTTCGGCAAAGGCTCGGTGCAAACCGTGCTGCCGCTGAACAATGATCGCGCGCTGAAAATCACCACCGCGCTGTACTTCACGCCTAACGGCCGCTCGATCCAGGCCCAAGGCATCGTGCCGGACATCGAAGTCAGCCGCGCCAAGATCACTCGCGAGCAAGACACCGAGTACTACAAAGAGGCCGACCTGCAAGGTCACCTCGGCAACGGCAACGGCGGTGCAGATCGCCCAACCGGTTCTGGCCCGAAAGCCAAGCCCATGCCACAGGACGATGACTTCCAGTTGAGTCAGGCGTTGAGCCTGCTCAAAGGTTTGAGCATCACTCGCGGCAATTGA
- a CDS encoding divergent polysaccharide deacetylase family protein: MRFSLALALLCCLTDAAHAAPVSPAQAPHKAYLSLIIDDLGQNLPRDRRVLSLPGPVTTAVMPDTPHAAEFAREAHKAGKIVILHMPMDPATGPFAWHPDLPLDELAKRLDAAFKAVPYTSGINNHEGSRMTAQPQAMAWLMGELQQRHKFFVDSRTSASTVAAAQAQKIGLASVSRDVFLDNVRTEPAITEQLNTAIKHAKTHGSVVMIGHPYPQTLAVLERELPKLKAQGIDWIDIKQMIGLRSNKAVAGHGKDGVYR; encoded by the coding sequence ATGCGTTTTTCGCTCGCCCTCGCCCTGCTCTGCTGCCTGACCGATGCCGCCCACGCGGCGCCGGTCAGCCCTGCTCAAGCGCCCCACAAGGCGTATCTGAGTCTGATCATCGATGACCTGGGGCAAAATCTGCCCCGCGATCGGCGTGTCTTGAGCCTGCCCGGCCCAGTGACCACGGCGGTCATGCCCGACACCCCGCACGCCGCCGAATTTGCCCGCGAAGCCCACAAGGCCGGCAAAATCGTCATTCTGCACATGCCGATGGACCCTGCTACGGGGCCATTTGCCTGGCACCCGGACCTGCCCCTCGATGAGCTGGCCAAACGCCTCGACGCAGCCTTCAAGGCGGTGCCCTACACCAGCGGCATCAACAACCATGAAGGCAGCCGCATGACCGCTCAGCCACAGGCAATGGCCTGGTTGATGGGCGAGCTGCAACAGCGTCACAAGTTCTTTGTCGACAGCCGGACCAGCGCCAGCACAGTCGCGGCGGCCCAAGCGCAAAAAATTGGTTTGGCCAGCGTTTCGCGGGATGTGTTCCTCGACAACGTGCGGACCGAACCAGCGATTACCGAACAGCTCAACACCGCCATCAAACACGCCAAAACCCACGGTTCGGTGGTCATGATCGGCCATCCTTACCCGCAAACCCTCGCAGTGCTGGAGCGAGAACTGCCCAAGCTAAAAGCACAAGGCATTGACTGGATCGACATCAAACAGATGATCGGCCTGCGCAGCAACAAAGCGGTGGCGGGTCATGGCAAAGACGGTGTTTATCGCTAG
- a CDS encoding ABC transporter substrate-binding protein: MFKRFLLGLAGCTMWLASSTYSAQAPRTPLVLLTENFPPYNMAINGKNFAQNQNLEGIAVEVLRETFKRAGIPYSMTLRFPWERIYNLALANPDYGVFVTARVPEREALFKWVGPIGPDDWVLLARADSPIELTSLEQAGKYRIGAYKSDVIAQSLEKQGFKPVIVLRDQDNARKLQAGQIDLWATGDPAGRFLARQVGISGFKTVLRFNQAELYLALNKEVPDEVVSKLQVALDELRAEGVVEMIQAKYLSIR, encoded by the coding sequence ATGTTTAAACGTTTTCTGCTCGGTCTTGCCGGTTGCACGATGTGGCTGGCGAGTTCCACTTATTCGGCGCAAGCCCCTCGGACTCCCCTGGTGCTGCTGACTGAAAATTTCCCGCCTTACAACATGGCCATTAATGGGAAAAACTTCGCGCAAAACCAGAATCTCGAAGGCATTGCCGTCGAAGTGCTGCGTGAAACCTTCAAGCGTGCCGGTATCCCCTACAGCATGACCCTGCGCTTTCCATGGGAGCGTATTTATAACCTCGCTTTGGCAAACCCAGATTACGGTGTTTTTGTCACGGCACGCGTGCCTGAGCGTGAAGCGCTGTTTAAATGGGTCGGCCCAATTGGTCCGGATGACTGGGTCTTGCTGGCCCGGGCAGATAGCCCGATTGAACTGACCTCTCTTGAGCAGGCAGGAAAATACCGGATCGGCGCTTATAAAAGTGACGTGATTGCCCAGTCGTTGGAGAAGCAAGGGTTCAAGCCCGTTATCGTTTTGCGCGATCAGGACAACGCCAGAAAGCTACAGGCCGGGCAAATTGATCTCTGGGCTACAGGTGATCCGGCCGGTCGATTTCTGGCGCGTCAGGTGGGTATTTCAGGGTTCAAGACGGTGCTGCGCTTTAATCAGGCCGAGTTGTATCTGGCATTGAATAAGGAAGTGCCGGATGAGGTGGTGAGCAAGTTGCAGGTGGCGCTGGATGAACTGCGGGCAGAAGGCGTAGTCGAGATGATTCAGGCGAAATACCTCTCGATTCGTTGA
- the hisF gene encoding imidazole glycerol phosphate synthase subunit HisF: protein MALAKRIIPCLDVDNGRVVKGVKFENIRDAGDPVEIARRYDEQGADEITFLDITASVDGRDTTLHTVERMASQVFIPLTVGGGVRCIQDIRNLLNAGADKVSINTAAVFNPEFVGEAAQHFGSQCIVVAIDAKKVSLPGETPRWEIFTHGGRKPTGLDAVEWAMKMEGLGAGEILLTSMDQDGMKSGFDLGVTRAISDALGIPVIASGGVGNLQHLADGILEGHASAVLAASIFHFGEYTVPQAKAYMAERGIVVR from the coding sequence ATGGCGCTGGCCAAACGCATCATCCCTTGCCTGGACGTGGATAACGGCCGGGTCGTGAAGGGCGTCAAGTTCGAGAACATCCGCGACGCGGGCGACCCGGTAGAAATCGCCCGTCGCTATGACGAGCAAGGGGCTGACGAGATTACCTTTCTCGACATCACTGCCAGCGTCGATGGCCGCGACACCACGCTGCATACCGTTGAACGCATGGCCAGCCAGGTGTTTATCCCGCTGACCGTGGGCGGTGGCGTGCGCTGTATTCAAGACATCCGCAACCTGCTCAACGCGGGTGCCGACAAGGTTTCGATCAACACTGCTGCGGTGTTTAACCCGGAGTTTGTCGGTGAGGCTGCGCAGCATTTCGGCTCGCAGTGCATTGTGGTCGCCATTGATGCCAAGAAAGTCTCCTTGCCGGGCGAAACCCCGCGCTGGGAGATCTTCACCCACGGCGGGCGCAAGCCAACCGGACTCGACGCCGTTGAGTGGGCGATGAAGATGGAAGGCTTGGGCGCGGGTGAAATCTTGCTGACCAGCATGGATCAGGACGGCATGAAAAGCGGCTTTGATCTGGGCGTGACCCGTGCAATCAGCGATGCGTTGGGCATTCCGGTGATCGCCTCGGGTGGTGTCGGCAACTTGCAGCACTTGGCGGATGGCATTTTGGAAGGTCACGCCAGTGCCGTGTTGGCGGCGAGCATTTTTCACTTTGGTGAATACACCGTGCCGCAAGCCAAAGCCTATATGGCTGAGCGCGGGATCGTGGTGCGTTAA
- the hisA gene encoding 1-(5-phosphoribosyl)-5-[(5-phosphoribosylamino)methylideneamino]imidazole-4-carboxamide isomerase produces the protein MLIIPAIDLKDGACVRLRQGRMEDSTVFSDDPVSMAAKWVEGGCRRLHLVDLNGAFEGQPVNGDVVTAIAKRYPHLPIQIGGGIRSLQTIEHYVKAGVSYVILGTKAVKNPEFVAEACRAFPGKIIVGMDAQDGFVATDGWAEISTVQVIDLAKRFEADGVSAIVYTDIAKDGMMQGCNVEFTAALAAATSIPVIASGGIHNLGDIKSLLDAKAPGIVGAITGRAIYEGTLDVAEAQAFCDSYKA, from the coding sequence ATGCTGATTATTCCCGCTATCGATCTTAAAGACGGTGCCTGTGTACGTCTGCGCCAGGGCCGCATGGAAGATTCCACGGTGTTCTCCGACGACCCGGTGAGCATGGCTGCCAAATGGGTAGAAGGTGGTTGCCGCCGTCTGCACCTGGTTGACCTGAACGGCGCCTTTGAAGGCCAGCCGGTCAATGGCGACGTGGTCACGGCCATTGCCAAGCGCTACCCGCATTTGCCGATCCAGATCGGCGGCGGCATTCGCTCGCTCCAAACCATCGAGCATTACGTCAAAGCGGGCGTGAGCTACGTGATTTTGGGCACCAAAGCGGTCAAGAACCCTGAGTTCGTGGCAGAAGCGTGCCGTGCCTTCCCCGGCAAAATCATTGTCGGCATGGATGCACAGGATGGTTTCGTGGCCACTGACGGCTGGGCTGAAATCAGCACCGTACAGGTCATCGATCTGGCCAAACGTTTTGAAGCGGACGGCGTATCAGCCATCGTTTATACCGACATCGCCAAAGACGGCATGATGCAGGGCTGCAACGTGGAATTCACCGCCGCGCTGGCTGCTGCGACCAGCATCCCGGTGATCGCTTCGGGCGGCATCCACAACTTGGGCGACATCAAGTCCCTGCTGGACGCCAAGGCGCCGGGCATCGTGGGCGCGATTACGGGCCGCGCGATCTATGAAGGCACCCTGGATGTGGCTGAGGCTCAGGCCTTCTGCGACAGCTACAAGGCCTGA
- a CDS encoding DUF2164 domain-containing protein: MAPRKKPPILTLTPEQENEANSKIKRFMQDRFELDLGSFEAAEILELFTREIAPHYYNRAIFDVQAHLKERFESIESDVWALEKN, translated from the coding sequence ATGGCGCCCCGTAAAAAGCCGCCGATTCTCACGCTTACCCCCGAGCAAGAGAACGAGGCCAACAGCAAGATCAAACGCTTTATGCAAGACCGTTTCGAACTGGACCTGGGTTCGTTCGAGGCGGCTGAAATCCTTGAGTTGTTCACCCGCGAAATTGCGCCGCATTACTACAATCGCGCGATTTTCGATGTGCAGGCGCACCTCAAAGAGAGGTTCGAAAGCATCGAGAGCGATGTGTGGGCGCTTGAAAAAAACTGA
- the hisH gene encoding imidazole glycerol phosphate synthase subunit HisH — MQTVAVIDYGMGNLHSVAKALEHVGGGRVLITSDASVIREADRVVFPGVGAIRDCMAEIRRLGFDSLVREVSQDRPFLGICVGMQALLDSSEENGGVDCIGLFPGQVKFFGKDLHEDGEHLKVPHMGWNEVQQKVDHPLWHSIPDLARFYFVHSYYIAAGNPRQVVGGGHYGVDFAAALAEGSRFAVQFHPEKSHTHGLQLLENFVAWDGRW; from the coding sequence ATGCAGACAGTGGCGGTTATCGACTACGGCATGGGTAACTTGCACTCGGTGGCCAAGGCGCTGGAACACGTTGGCGGCGGTCGGGTGTTGATCACCAGCGATGCCAGCGTGATTCGCGAAGCCGACCGCGTGGTGTTCCCGGGTGTTGGCGCGATTCGCGATTGCATGGCTGAGATCCGGCGTTTGGGGTTTGACTCGCTGGTGCGTGAAGTCAGCCAGGATCGCCCGTTCCTCGGGATCTGCGTCGGCATGCAAGCCTTGCTCGACAGCAGTGAAGAGAACGGCGGCGTTGATTGCATCGGTCTGTTCCCAGGCCAAGTGAAGTTTTTCGGCAAAGACCTGCATGAAGACGGCGAGCACCTGAAAGTGCCGCACATGGGCTGGAACGAAGTGCAGCAGAAGGTCGATCACCCGCTGTGGCACAGCATCCCTGACCTGGCACGCTTCTACTTTGTGCACAGCTACTACATCGCGGCGGGCAACCCCCGCCAAGTGGTGGGGGGCGGGCATTACGGCGTCGACTTCGCGGCAGCGCTGGCCGAAGGGTCGCGTTTTGCGGTGCAGTTTCACCCTGAGAAGAGCCATACCCACGGCTTGCAGTTGCTGGAAAACTTCGTGGCTTGGGACGGGCGCTGGTAA
- the hisB gene encoding imidazoleglycerol-phosphate dehydratase HisB yields MAERKASVERDTLETQIKASINLDGTGKARFDIGVPFLEHMLDQIARHGLIDLDIECKGDLHIDDHHTVEDVGITLGKAFNQAVGDKKGMTRYGHAYVPLDEALSRVVIDFSGRPGLQMHIPYTRATVGGFDVDLFQEFFQGFVNHANVTLHIDNLRGTNTHHQIETVFKAFGRALRMAITLDERMAGQMPSTKGVL; encoded by the coding sequence GGAAACCCAGATCAAAGCCTCGATCAACTTGGATGGTACCGGTAAGGCCCGATTTGATATCGGAGTGCCTTTTCTTGAGCACATGCTCGACCAGATCGCTCGACACGGGCTGATCGACCTGGACATCGAGTGCAAAGGCGACCTGCATATCGACGATCACCATACCGTCGAGGACGTGGGCATTACCCTCGGTAAAGCCTTCAACCAAGCGGTCGGCGATAAAAAAGGCATGACCCGTTACGGGCACGCTTATGTCCCGCTGGATGAAGCGCTGTCGCGCGTAGTGATCGATTTCTCTGGCCGTCCAGGCCTGCAAATGCACATTCCGTATACCCGCGCGACTGTCGGCGGCTTCGACGTTGATCTGTTTCAGGAGTTCTTTCAGGGCTTCGTGAACCACGCCAACGTGACGCTGCACATCGACAACCTGCGTGGCACCAACACCCACCACCAGATCGAAACCGTGTTCAAGGCGTTCGGCCGCGCGCTGCGCATGGCGATCACGCTCGATGAGCGCATGGCAGGGCAAATGCCATCGACCAAGGGCGTGCTCTGA